A genomic window from Flavobacterium johnsoniae includes:
- a CDS encoding relaxase/mobilization nuclease domain-containing protein yields MVAVINTGSSVRNIFNYNENKMEAGKAELIGEGNYPAAASELHKESRLKLLLKQLELNTNVKRGSVHISLNFDSSESNISKSKLMEIAQSYMEKIGFGFQPYLVYQHHDAGHPHIHIVSVKVKSDGKRIDMQNIGRNQSETARKEIEKAFNLVPALGRQQEKILNIKPAQGSVLKYGKAETKKAIAAVLNAVIPNYKYTTIGELNAVLNLYNVTAVQGSKDSRMFLHKGLAYQILNDKRQPVGVPLKASSFYMKPTLAYLEIKFAANKIGRNSHLKRVKNAVDLAFIQNRIKSVSDLDRILIRDGIKTAERRNEQEILYGLTYIDHKTKCVFNGSSLGKTYSASGIEERCGVKDFNTGRNAVKILEDNTLKNKPSQSSFISVGELQKIIDSVLQPEFSADFVPSQLKRRKKRKKGKGH; encoded by the coding sequence ATGGTTGCAGTCATAAACACGGGATCATCAGTCAGAAACATCTTCAATTATAATGAAAATAAGATGGAAGCAGGAAAAGCAGAACTCATAGGAGAAGGAAATTATCCTGCAGCAGCCTCTGAACTTCACAAAGAATCAAGGCTTAAACTTCTTTTAAAACAGCTGGAATTAAATACAAATGTCAAGCGCGGAAGTGTGCACATATCACTAAATTTCGATTCCTCTGAAAGCAATATTTCAAAGAGTAAGCTGATGGAAATTGCACAATCTTATATGGAAAAAATCGGGTTTGGATTTCAGCCGTATCTGGTCTACCAGCATCATGATGCGGGACATCCGCACATCCATATAGTGTCTGTAAAAGTGAAGTCCGACGGAAAGAGAATTGACATGCAGAACATAGGCAGGAACCAGTCTGAAACAGCCCGTAAAGAAATTGAAAAGGCATTCAATCTGGTTCCTGCACTGGGCAGACAACAGGAAAAAATACTAAATATAAAACCTGCGCAAGGCAGTGTTTTAAAGTATGGAAAAGCTGAAACTAAAAAAGCAATTGCTGCTGTATTAAACGCAGTAATTCCTAATTATAAATATACCACAATAGGAGAATTAAATGCAGTCTTGAATCTCTACAATGTTACCGCCGTGCAGGGAAGTAAAGATTCAAGAATGTTTCTCCATAAAGGTCTGGCGTACCAGATTCTGAACGATAAGAGACAGCCTGTGGGTGTTCCCTTAAAAGCCAGCAGCTTTTACATGAAACCTACCCTTGCTTATCTCGAAATAAAATTTGCGGCAAATAAGATTGGGAGAAATTCCCATTTAAAGAGAGTAAAAAATGCGGTTGATCTCGCCTTTATACAGAACAGGATAAAGTCAGTTTCTGATCTCGACAGAATTCTTATTCGAGATGGAATTAAAACTGCTGAACGAAGAAATGAACAGGAGATCCTTTATGGCTTAACCTACATAGACCATAAAACAAAATGTGTATTTAACGGAAGCTCTCTAGGAAAAACTTACTCAGCTTCTGGCATAGAAGAACGCTGCGGTGTCAAAGATTTTAACACTGGCAGAAACGCCGTTAAAATTCTTGAGGATAATACATTAAAAAATAAACCATCTCAGTCTTCATTTATTTCTGTTGGCGAGCTGCAGAAAATAATTGATTCGGTGCTCCAGCCCGAGTTTTCTGCTGATTTTGTTCCCTCTCAGCTGAAAAGAAGAAAGAAACGAAAAAAAGGAAAAGGGCATTAA
- a CDS encoding MauE/DoxX family redox-associated membrane protein, whose translation MENSRINNNIVSIVSFLFILLFVYAAVNKLFEFETFRVQLAQSPLISVFAAWVSILVPLIELLISLMLLFPKSRFAGLYAALCLMTMFTAYIFIVLHFSSFVPCSCGGILEKMSWNVHLVFNFFFIILALTGLRFYDDYQTRINSNITKASKLKRAGLIMFFSISVVIVLFLSSEEIIHKNNPFIRRYIKKTIKAVYNKDLKFNSYYFAGVSGSKIYLGNLTDPFGVLSIDTLQNMSAEHRIKFIDDGEPFRKIFAKVKPPYFYLIDGTVPIVYKGNIKDWKVTGKIKDIPRFTAAEPIDSVSLFLRNNTGPNSGHQLGIYSESFKPNTKYFPALLQKQIDGIFDTDGMLLYNNDLHEMIYVYYYRNEFIISDKKGNFKRRHTIDTISRAMIKVSDLKEHTERRLSSPPFFVNALSATIKNLLFIHSKVPGRYEDDQIWKRASVVDVYDINKGIYLLSFPLFTENNQKIKDMRATNTHLYILSGNNLDIYSFRGILKEQLKE comes from the coding sequence ATGGAAAACTCTAGAATTAACAACAATATAGTTTCTATCGTTAGCTTTTTATTTATACTACTATTTGTGTACGCAGCTGTAAATAAATTATTTGAGTTTGAAACTTTTAGGGTGCAGCTAGCACAGTCACCGCTTATAAGTGTTTTTGCGGCATGGGTTTCTATTTTAGTGCCTTTAATAGAGTTACTTATATCGTTGATGCTTTTATTTCCTAAGTCACGTTTTGCAGGACTTTATGCAGCGCTATGCCTGATGACTATGTTTACTGCTTATATTTTTATAGTGCTACATTTCAGCTCCTTTGTGCCATGTTCATGTGGCGGAATCCTAGAAAAGATGTCCTGGAATGTTCACCTTGTTTTTAATTTCTTTTTTATCATTCTCGCTTTAACTGGTCTACGGTTTTATGATGATTATCAAACAAGAATAAATTCAAATATTACAAAGGCATCCAAGTTAAAAAGGGCTGGACTAATAATGTTTTTCAGCATAAGTGTTGTAATTGTTTTGTTCCTAAGCTCAGAAGAGATCATTCACAAAAATAATCCATTTATTCGGCGATACATTAAAAAGACTATTAAAGCGGTTTATAATAAAGATTTAAAATTTAACTCGTATTATTTTGCAGGCGTTAGTGGAAGTAAAATTTATCTGGGGAATTTAACGGATCCTTTTGGAGTACTAAGCATAGACACTCTTCAGAATATGAGTGCAGAACATAGAATTAAATTTATTGATGATGGAGAGCCTTTTCGTAAGATTTTTGCAAAGGTGAAGCCACCCTATTTTTATCTGATAGATGGTACCGTTCCAATTGTTTACAAAGGGAATATCAAAGATTGGAAAGTAACAGGTAAAATAAAAGATATTCCACGTTTCACAGCTGCCGAACCAATAGACAGTGTAAGTCTGTTCTTACGAAATAATACAGGTCCCAATTCAGGCCATCAGTTAGGCATATATAGCGAAAGTTTTAAACCAAATACGAAATACTTTCCTGCACTTTTGCAGAAGCAGATTGACGGTATTTTCGATACAGACGGGATGCTGCTTTATAACAATGATCTCCATGAAATGATATACGTCTATTATTATCGAAACGAGTTTATAATTTCCGATAAGAAAGGAAACTTTAAGAGAAGACATACAATCGATACGATCAGCAGAGCCATGATAAAAGTTTCGGATTTAAAAGAGCATACTGAGCGCCGTTTAAGTTCCCCGCCATTTTTTGTAAATGCACTATCAGCCACTATTAAAAACCTGTTGTTTATACATTCGAAAGTTCCGGGACGCTATGAGGATGATCAGATTTGGAAGAGAGCATCAGTGGTTGATGTATATGATATTAACAAGGGAATTTATCTACTGAGTTTTCCTCTTTTTACAGAAAATAATCAAAAAATAAAAGATATGCGTGCAACTAATACGCATCTATACATTCTCAGCGGTAATAATCTAGATATCTATTCCTTTAGGGGAATCTTGAAAGAACAGCTGAAAGAATAG
- a CDS encoding RagB/SusD family nutrient uptake outer membrane protein, with translation MKRYLSHTIFSLNVALFFVLSATGILTVSCDSFVETASPQSQLPSSAVFENYLTASAALTDIYSKIRDRGMLTGQSSGISYLLANYADELDFYGTPSSSASSFYINALLPGNTNLQEYWSVAYNQIYAANSVIERTKASLSLTEVQKKQLSGEAFFIRALVHFYLTNLYGDVPYIVSTDYKINSMPVKVSTKEVYNLVINDLNAAADMLGSEYIKNERTRPNRYAVLALQARVYLYDGKWAEAANASSAVLNASGLFALQTDLKSVFLKESKETIWQLQSSVSGKNTDEAASFIFFTVPPSSAALNSAIINSFTSVDKRKNSWTGSLSSGASTWYYPFKYKEFYNTSVSKEYPIMLRLSEQYLVRAEARAQQGDIIGSKEDLDQIRQRAGLSKTTAVTKQEILDAILEERKLELFSEYGHRFFDLKRTGNLDQKLSGIKPGWNTADRLFPIPQNEINLNSNLLPQNTGY, from the coding sequence ATGAAACGTTATTTATCCCATACCATTTTCTCACTGAATGTAGCACTTTTTTTTGTTCTTTCAGCAACTGGAATTTTAACAGTATCGTGTGATTCATTTGTAGAAACTGCTTCCCCGCAGTCACAGCTTCCCAGCTCTGCTGTTTTCGAAAATTATTTGACTGCGAGTGCAGCACTTACCGATATTTATTCAAAAATAAGGGACAGAGGAATGCTCACGGGACAGAGTTCTGGCATTTCATATCTTCTTGCAAATTATGCTGATGAACTAGATTTTTATGGAACACCAAGTTCATCTGCTTCTTCCTTCTATATAAACGCTTTACTGCCGGGCAACACTAATTTGCAGGAATATTGGAGTGTGGCTTATAACCAGATATATGCAGCTAATTCTGTAATAGAAAGGACAAAAGCTTCACTGTCGCTTACGGAGGTACAGAAAAAACAGCTTTCTGGTGAAGCCTTTTTTATAAGAGCACTTGTGCACTTTTATCTGACTAATCTTTACGGAGACGTTCCCTATATTGTAAGCACTGATTATAAAATAAACAGTATGCCTGTTAAAGTGAGCACTAAGGAGGTATATAACCTAGTTATTAATGATCTGAACGCTGCAGCGGATATGCTTGGCTCAGAATATATAAAAAATGAGAGAACAAGACCAAACAGATATGCTGTTCTTGCCTTGCAGGCAAGAGTTTACTTATATGATGGAAAATGGGCTGAAGCTGCCAATGCATCATCCGCAGTTTTAAATGCCTCAGGGCTTTTTGCGCTCCAGACGGATTTAAAATCGGTTTTTCTAAAAGAATCTAAAGAAACAATATGGCAGTTGCAGTCTTCTGTAAGTGGCAAAAATACCGATGAAGCAGCCTCTTTTATTTTTTTCACCGTCCCGCCTTCTTCTGCAGCACTGAATTCTGCAATCATCAATTCTTTTACTTCTGTTGATAAGAGAAAAAATTCATGGACAGGATCACTGTCCAGCGGTGCCTCGACATGGTACTATCCATTTAAATATAAAGAATTCTATAATACTTCTGTTTCAAAAGAATACCCTATAATGTTAAGGCTTTCGGAACAATATTTAGTCAGGGCTGAAGCAAGAGCTCAGCAGGGCGATATCATTGGAAGTAAAGAAGACCTTGACCAAATCCGCCAGCGTGCCGGACTTAGTAAAACGACTGCAGTCACAAAACAGGAGATTCTTGATGCCATTTTAGAAGAAAGAAAACTGGAACTGTTTTCTGAGTATGGTCATCGTTTCTTTGATTTAAAACGTACCGGTAATTTGGATCAGAAGCTGTCGGGAATTAAGCCTGGCTGGAATACAGCTGACAGGCTGTTTCCAATACCTCAGAATGAAATAAACTTAAATTCAAATCTACTTCCTCAGAACACTGGATATTAA
- a CDS encoding S9 family peptidase — MKPFLFLFLILQLVVCPLRGQALQKKKVEIENYSLWSDIRLNGVSPEGKWVSYLLAYDSGKDTLFVKSTTSEKVYNFTEINHYQFLKKERFVSLSNGDLNILNLKNGSSKNISDVKNYSYSAETDQLVILVQHGNNSTLKIIDSKDNLVKKMESISFFLLSPDGRKIVYVSKSENLSSLGILELKSGFPQKTLIEKSPENWDYFVWKQSIAFSFLRRYNQDSQASISYYNFEENALFVFNPLLENAFPKNKLITNDFRYPIAISSDLKRVFFCIKPLSDGKKAKIKTDPEIWYTKTKQIYSQQQKSEPFSDKPSLAVWFPLTGKFEVISSEDFSDVLLTGDQQYALLSDPLAHEPGLEYDAPRDFYLKNLTTGKQEFLVKNIKDFRRSILPSPTGKYIAYFSEDNWWVYNISKKSHKNITEKINTVFSGLAANMDLSYPFGNPGWTDGDSEILLYDRYDIWAVKPDGAFRRLTSGQKKQIQFRFAYNLGGNFRLDNYDGCISSTIKISKGAILDAEGSDVKSGYFEWNETNKEQPIVYEPASISQIHFIKETNSYIYQTQDFNRSPSLVYKAVDRTPYIFFESNKHQSGYYWGHSEHIDYKNSKGSSLRAGLYYPACYDPQKKYPMIVHIYEKQSQKIHKYYKPTLFEAAGFNPAVLSLEGYFVLCPDIEYETGKTGESALDCVTAATSAVIEKGLVDPDKIGLMGHSFGGYETAYISGKTDIFAASVAGAAPIDLNSFYHAINWRTGKPHMIKFNIGQFRLGVSAYEMPLTYLNNSPLNNVENINKPLLFWSGKNDQQVDWHQSIELYLAMHRLEKNNIMLLYPEEEHSFSDPYNQKDLSIRILQWFNHFLKNEKAFEWIENRG, encoded by the coding sequence ATGAAACCCTTTTTATTTTTGTTTTTAATTTTGCAATTAGTAGTCTGTCCTCTAAGAGGACAGGCGTTGCAAAAAAAAAAGGTAGAGATTGAAAACTATTCTCTGTGGTCGGATATAAGGCTTAATGGAGTAAGTCCAGAAGGGAAATGGGTCAGTTATCTCTTAGCGTATGACAGCGGGAAGGATACCTTATTTGTAAAAAGCACAACATCAGAAAAGGTATATAATTTTACAGAAATTAATCACTATCAATTTCTAAAAAAAGAGCGCTTCGTATCCTTGAGTAACGGAGATTTAAATATTCTTAATCTAAAAAATGGAAGTTCTAAAAATATATCTGATGTTAAAAACTATTCTTACTCAGCTGAAACAGATCAATTAGTGATACTGGTACAGCACGGGAATAATTCAACGCTAAAGATTATAGACTCCAAAGATAATCTTGTAAAAAAAATGGAGTCGATTTCTTTTTTTCTGTTAAGTCCTGACGGCAGAAAAATTGTCTACGTTTCTAAATCAGAAAATTTATCTTCGCTGGGGATCTTGGAACTAAAATCCGGATTTCCTCAAAAAACACTAATTGAAAAAAGCCCAGAAAATTGGGACTATTTTGTATGGAAGCAGTCAATAGCTTTTTCATTTTTAAGGAGATACAATCAAGATTCGCAAGCGTCAATTTCTTACTACAATTTTGAAGAAAATGCTCTATTTGTTTTTAACCCCCTATTAGAAAATGCGTTTCCAAAAAACAAATTAATTACGAATGATTTTAGATATCCAATTGCAATCTCCAGTGATTTAAAAAGGGTTTTTTTCTGTATAAAACCACTGTCAGATGGCAAAAAAGCTAAAATAAAAACAGATCCTGAAATTTGGTATACTAAAACTAAACAAATCTATTCCCAGCAGCAGAAATCAGAACCTTTTAGTGACAAGCCCAGTCTTGCAGTATGGTTTCCATTGACTGGAAAATTCGAGGTTATATCCTCAGAAGATTTTTCAGATGTTTTACTTACGGGAGACCAGCAGTATGCACTGCTGTCAGATCCTCTCGCTCATGAGCCCGGATTAGAATATGATGCGCCTAGAGATTTCTATTTAAAGAATCTGACAACTGGAAAACAGGAATTTTTAGTAAAAAACATAAAGGATTTCAGACGTAGTATCCTACCATCTCCTACTGGTAAATATATTGCCTATTTCTCTGAAGACAACTGGTGGGTTTATAATATATCTAAGAAGAGTCATAAAAATATTACTGAAAAGATTAATACAGTTTTTTCAGGTCTGGCAGCAAATATGGATTTAAGTTACCCATTCGGTAATCCAGGATGGACTGATGGCGATAGCGAGATCCTTTTATATGATCGCTATGACATTTGGGCCGTTAAACCAGATGGGGCATTTAGAAGACTTACAAGCGGACAAAAAAAGCAAATTCAATTCCGTTTCGCATATAATTTAGGAGGTAATTTTCGTTTGGACAATTATGACGGGTGTATAAGCAGCACCATAAAAATTAGTAAAGGAGCTATACTTGACGCAGAAGGAAGTGACGTAAAATCCGGCTATTTTGAATGGAATGAAACCAATAAAGAACAGCCAATTGTATATGAGCCTGCATCTATTAGTCAAATCCATTTTATAAAGGAAACTAATTCTTACATTTATCAGACACAAGACTTTAACAGGTCACCTTCTTTGGTATATAAAGCCGTAGACAGGACTCCCTACATTTTTTTTGAAAGCAATAAACATCAGTCAGGATATTATTGGGGGCATTCTGAACATATTGACTACAAAAACTCGAAAGGGAGTTCGCTTCGTGCTGGATTGTATTATCCTGCTTGTTATGATCCACAAAAGAAATACCCTATGATTGTTCATATATATGAAAAACAATCGCAAAAAATACATAAATACTACAAACCTACTTTGTTTGAGGCTGCCGGATTTAATCCAGCTGTGCTATCTCTTGAGGGATATTTTGTATTGTGTCCAGACATTGAATACGAAACTGGAAAGACAGGTGAAAGCGCTCTAGACTGCGTTACAGCAGCTACTTCCGCAGTTATTGAAAAAGGCTTGGTCGATCCAGACAAAATCGGACTTATGGGACATTCTTTTGGAGGCTATGAGACTGCATACATTTCAGGTAAGACTGATATATTTGCAGCTTCGGTTGCTGGTGCTGCCCCGATAGATCTGAACAGTTTCTACCATGCGATTAACTGGCGTACCGGAAAACCCCATATGATAAAGTTTAATATTGGACAGTTTAGATTAGGAGTTTCTGCTTATGAAATGCCTCTTACTTATTTAAATAATTCGCCGCTGAACAATGTAGAAAACATCAACAAACCGCTTCTTTTTTGGAGTGGAAAAAATGACCAGCAGGTTGACTGGCATCAAAGTATTGAACTTTATCTTGCAATGCATCGTCTTGAGAAAAACAATATAATGCTCCTTTATCCAGAAGAAGAACATTCATTTTCGGATCCATACAACCAAAAGGATCTTTCAATTAGAATACTGCAGTGGTTCAATCACTTTCTTAAAAATGAAAAGGCGTTTGAATGGATTGAAAATCGTGGATAA
- the mobC gene encoding conjugal transfer protein MobC, whose amino-acid sequence MQTGENEQALRKILDMTRLISMILLGLHFYYYGYNVFKIWGLAGSFGDKLLGNILRTGLFDYFHLSKLISLGFLCISLLGAKGSKNEKLVFKIAFYYMVLGLIAYFLSYFFLIIPATPEKNLVLYVLCTVFGYLLMLAGGTLLSRIIRRNLSHKDIFNRENETFPQEERLLENEYSINLPAHYRLKNKVRKSWINIINPFRGILVAGTPGSGKSYFVIRHIITQHIRKGFSMFVYDFKFDDLSIIAYNTWLQNKHLYKVEPKFYVINFDDLSRTHRCNPLDPKSMDDITDAAESARTILLGLNREWIKKQGDFFVESPINFLTAVIWYLRKYNNGAFCTLPHVIELMQVEYNSLFSLLRTEKEIEILIDPFVSAYLQNVMEQLEGQIASAKISMARLSSAQLYYVLSGNDFTLDINNPKDPKIVCMGNNPLKIQTYGAVLSLYVSRLIKQVNQKERIKSSLIFDEFPTIYLNNIDSLIATARSNKVSTCLGIQDFSQLRKDYGREQADVILNITGNIISGQVNGDTAKQLSERFGKIMQDRESISINSSDTSISRSKQLEAAVPASKISCLSSGEFVGITADNPDCKIELKTFHSEIINNHEQLKKEEDAYQGISPVRIINNTIIERNYLQIKEDISEIVNSEMERLLHDPALSHLAIRKKK is encoded by the coding sequence ATGCAGACAGGTGAAAATGAACAGGCACTTAGAAAAATTTTAGATATGACAAGGCTTATCAGCATGATATTGTTAGGTCTTCATTTCTATTATTACGGATATAATGTGTTTAAAATATGGGGACTTGCAGGCAGTTTTGGGGATAAACTGCTGGGGAATATTTTGCGCACCGGGCTCTTTGATTATTTTCATTTATCTAAGCTGATTTCTTTGGGATTTTTATGCATTTCCCTGCTTGGGGCAAAGGGCAGTAAAAATGAAAAGCTGGTGTTCAAAATTGCATTTTATTATATGGTTTTGGGACTGATCGCTTATTTTTTGAGCTATTTTTTTCTGATCATTCCAGCCACTCCTGAAAAAAATCTGGTTCTTTATGTGCTCTGTACTGTCTTTGGATATCTGCTCATGCTCGCAGGCGGAACACTTTTGTCGAGAATCATAAGAAGAAATCTCAGCCATAAGGATATTTTCAACCGTGAAAATGAAACATTTCCGCAGGAAGAAAGGCTTCTTGAAAATGAATATTCCATTAATCTGCCGGCACATTACAGATTAAAAAACAAAGTCCGAAAAAGCTGGATTAATATCATAAATCCTTTTCGGGGAATCTTGGTAGCAGGAACACCGGGTTCTGGAAAATCCTATTTTGTGATCCGCCACATTATAACCCAGCACATCCGTAAAGGCTTCTCAATGTTTGTATATGATTTTAAGTTTGACGACCTCAGCATAATAGCCTATAACACTTGGCTTCAGAACAAGCATTTATACAAGGTGGAACCTAAATTTTACGTCATTAATTTTGATGACCTGAGCCGCACGCACAGATGCAATCCTCTTGATCCGAAATCAATGGACGACATAACAGATGCAGCTGAATCAGCACGCACTATTCTTTTGGGATTAAACCGTGAATGGATAAAAAAGCAGGGAGACTTTTTCGTTGAATCTCCTATCAATTTTCTTACTGCTGTAATATGGTATCTGCGTAAATACAATAACGGCGCGTTCTGCACCCTGCCTCATGTAATTGAGTTGATGCAGGTTGAATACAACAGTCTTTTTAGCTTGCTAAGAACTGAAAAAGAGATAGAGATTTTGATAGATCCATTTGTTAGTGCCTACCTCCAAAATGTTATGGAGCAACTGGAGGGGCAAATAGCTTCTGCCAAGATATCTATGGCAAGGCTCTCCAGTGCGCAGCTTTACTATGTACTCTCTGGGAATGACTTCACGCTCGACATCAATAATCCCAAAGATCCAAAGATAGTCTGCATGGGAAACAACCCGCTAAAAATACAAACCTATGGCGCCGTTCTCTCGCTTTATGTAAGCAGGCTCATCAAGCAGGTGAACCAGAAAGAGAGAATCAAAAGCAGCCTCATATTTGACGAATTCCCGACTATCTATCTTAATAATATAGACAGCCTGATAGCCACGGCCAGAAGCAATAAGGTAAGCACTTGTCTTGGGATTCAGGATTTCAGCCAGCTACGCAAAGATTATGGCCGAGAACAGGCAGACGTCATACTCAATATCACGGGAAATATCATCAGTGGACAGGTGAACGGCGATACTGCAAAACAGCTGTCAGAACGTTTTGGAAAAATAATGCAGGACCGTGAGAGCATTTCCATAAACAGCTCAGATACCTCCATCAGCAGATCAAAACAGCTGGAAGCTGCTGTGCCTGCTTCTAAGATTTCCTGTTTGAGCTCTGGTGAATTTGTCGGCATTACAGCTGATAATCCGGACTGCAAAATTGAACTCAAAACATTCCATTCCGAGATAATCAATAATCATGAGCAGCTAAAAAAAGAAGAAGACGCATATCAGGGAATCAGCCCTGTGCGCATTATAAACAATACAATTATTGAACGTAATTATCTGCAGATAAAAGAAGATATCTCCGAAATAGTTAATTCAGAAATGGAGCGTCTTTTGCATGACCCTGCCTTGTCCCATTTGGCTATCAGAAAGAAGAAATAG
- a CDS encoding plasmid mobilization protein: MKDEKKNRNRWLHLRLSEQEYKILQKYFAESLCPKLSDFARKNLLQKPVVLKYRNESLDDLISELTRLRTDLNPIGNNFNQAVKKLHSLSQTSDFKMWILGFETDKKILFNSIEDIRMTIRNLAEKWLQS, from the coding sequence ATGAAAGACGAGAAAAAAAACAGAAACAGATGGCTCCATCTCAGGCTCAGTGAGCAGGAATATAAGATCCTTCAGAAATATTTTGCAGAGTCTCTGTGCCCAAAACTGAGTGATTTTGCCCGAAAAAATCTGCTTCAAAAACCTGTTGTTTTAAAATACAGAAACGAATCTCTTGATGATTTAATATCCGAATTAACAAGGCTCAGAACAGATCTGAATCCCATTGGAAACAATTTTAATCAGGCAGTGAAAAAACTGCACTCGCTTTCACAGACTTCTGATTTCAAAATGTGGATTCTGGGTTTTGAAACAGATAAAAAAATACTGTTCAATTCTATTGAAGATATTAGAATGACTATCCGAAATCTTGCTGAAAAATGGTTGCAGTCATAA